The Brassica napus cultivar Da-Ae chromosome C7, Da-Ae, whole genome shotgun sequence genomic interval tggGATTGGCAAATCCTAAACTCAAAATCTTCTTCAATCCACGACGAATCACGCGATCGACtgattcatcatcttcttcttcttccttctcgtCCTCCTTGGAATCAATTCTGTCAAAGGTAACTCGATTTCTCAAGCAGTAACTTTCTCTTTTCCTCCGTTTGAGCTTGCTCGATAGTTTTAAGAGAAGGAAACTTTAAGTTCTAAGGTTACCGATTTGATTCGTAGGGATTTCACTTTAATTCGAGAGAAGCTGTGATGTGTTTCAGGCTGATAGAATCTGAGGGTGTCTGTGTTAGTCTACAACAGTCAGTGTTTTAGTTAGTTCATAACAGCCTTAAAAACTTGGACTCACACTCATATCTTTGATCCTTGAAGGTTATAAGAACCCTAAAGGAGAGACCTTTTTGAACTAATTgctttgaaattgaaaaataaaagctTCAGATATCCATCTCCGCGTTTATCCTCCTTTTGGCTGGTACACTTTATTGTAAGTTATTCAAGTTTATAACTTTGATTGATGAGTAGTGTAAGTGAGCAAGAAAGATTCTGACTtgcgcttttttttttttttatggttacgGTTGTTCCTTCATTTATCTTTTGCTTGTACACTATATGATGTTCCAAAGCCTAAAACTATTAGTGTAGTATTTGCTTGTCACTTGGcgttttatcttcttcttttttatgcAATTGGAGTTGCTAAGCTTCTCAGATTACTAACTCTCCTTTCTGTTGGACTTGTAGGGCGACAAAGGAGGAAGAAATGGAGGAGTTTGTGGACCATTACATAGTTCTAGGTTTACCTTCTGGAGAGGAAGCTCAGAACCTTAGCGAGAAGGAGATTTCAAAAGCATACAGGCTGAAAGCTTTGTACTTGCATCCGGACAAACGccgagacgatcccgatgctcATGAGAAGTTTCAGAGGCTCAAGACATCTTACGAGGTTCTCAAAGACGAGAAAGCTCGGAAGCTCTTCGATGATCTTCTTAGAATCCAGCGCGAGAAACAGCACAAGAAATCGCAGGTGGATTCCAAGAGGCGCAAGATGATGTCTGATCTGGAGGAAAGGGAGCAGCGTTCTGGTTTTGCTCCTAGTCATGCCGCGGCTAGACCTTATGATGAAGAGGAGAGAATCGCAAGGAAGCTTAAGGAGGAGGTGGATAGGATACGTGCACAACATGCCAAGAAGAGAGGCGGTTTCGAAACTCCTCCTGAGAGTGGTGGTGATGATGTAAAGAGGGGAGAAGATAGAAGTGGAAGTGGAGGTGGAGGTGGTGCTAGTGTTCAGCTTGATAAAGAGAGAATGTTGAAGGTTTCTTGGGAAACGATTGGTGAAGGTTATACAGCGGGAAGGCTCAGAGAAGTGTTTTCAGAGTTTGGTGAGGTTGAAGATGTTGTGATTAGGAGTACAAAGAAGAAGTGCTCCGCTCTTATTGTAATGGCTACGAAAGATGGAGCTGTGAGTGTTATCTTTTACTTAATTTGGTCTCTCTCTTTTTCGTTATATAACAATGAAGAAGCTAATCGTGGattgtttcttttcttatagGTAGCAGCGACGAGAACACTGTGTGGTGATCTCTCTAACCCATTACTAGTTGTACCTCTTCAAAGAGCAGCACAAACCGATTTTCAAACCGCTAAGAAATCTGCAGAAGCAGAACCGCAGAGTAACATAGTAGGTGCTGGTTACCAAGCTTATGAAGACCAGGTCATGGAAAGACTTAAAAAGGTTAGTTTCTACTCCAAACATTCATTCATGTTGTTGATCTATTGAAATAGATGCCACAGCTTTCtcacattttttaatttattttgtcttTGAATAGGCGGCTATGAACCAGAAATGATAAAAAGGAGTATAATTAAGCCACATGATGTTAAGCATTAAGCTTCTTCAAGACCAAAGTGGAAGTCTCTATTTCATATCATAGACTCGTGGTCCTTGCATGTTCTTTTTCTTGTAATGATATAGAGTTCAACAAGTATTTGTGGACATCCATTGTGATATCAAATGGTTGTTATAGAATCTATAATTCTACCAACTCTAAAAGTCATACAAATGTTTTCTTTGTGGGGAATTAATGTCTCGAGTTCACGTGTTTGTTTCGCATAAAAttgtctttttctgttttttttttttttctcaaaacaaAAGCTGATTCCCTTGATATTTTGCAGAAAATTCAAAACGTTGagaatacatttttttatagataaaagGAAATCAGGTTTGGGTAAAACAGGGAATGGTATTCGCTGAACTAATAAGCATTAAGCACATGGATGCCTATCGCAAAGTTGAAAactttacataaaaatagtgtTCTGTcagtaaaatacaaaaattaatctAAAAAAATCTGGTACAGCTAACATAAAAATAGTGTTCTGTCCAGTGTTTTGAAAAAGTTCCAGTGTTTTTGAAAAAGTGTTTTGAAAATCGGACCGGACTAATCGGTCGGACCATGACTCGCCTCCAAACCGGTTCCAGATAATGTCAAAAACTGGATTTGAGTTAAATCGGCAAACCCAGTAAAAAATCAGTCAAACTCGCTAAAACCGATAATCTGATTcgatattaaaatttgatttttttcgaattcaagttaaaaataaataaaaaattataagttttttaaaagatttcgtaAAAGTCATATTATTTCTCAAATATCTATCTACATAAATTagtttctattatattttatataatttttgatgttttcattttattttcatatcatttttaaattctaacaatgatataaaattgtataaaaataattttgtagttatacatatatacatataattatttaatctaaaattagattaaaatttaaaatcggGTTTAACCGGTTAGACTAGTCCGACCAATGAACCAGTTACAATGTAAAATCAATGTCTGGTGCggttttaaatacaaaattaatccATAAATATCTGGTATATCTAATCATTATTTGACAACATTTTCAAGtcatttaattttcatttactttcctaatttgtatttaatttaaagtgAAAAGACAAAACTCAAAAGGAAAGCTAATTAATGGTAATCAATTAATCATCCCAAGTGGTCAAGAAATGGTTTATCGCTTCACTTCCCTCTCTTCAATATCTCCAAGTCAGTTTCTTTGCTCTTCATCTTCCTTCCTCCTCTGCTTAAACTAAACCACAAGAACACAAAAGATCACTCTCAAACTATGTCTAACAAACCAAGAACCAGGTGGGTTCTCCCTTACAAGACCAAACACGTGGAAGACGATTACTCTCTCGGCAAAGTGCTCGGACAAGGACAATTCGGAACCACTTACCTCTGCACACACAACCAGACGGGTCGAAAGCTCGCCTGCAAATCCATACCCAAAAGGAAGCTCCTTTGCCAAGAAGACTACGACGACGTTTTGAGGGAGATACAGATAATGCATCACTTGTCCGAGTACCCCAACGTTGTCCGGATACAAGACACCTACGAGGATTCCAGCAGCGTCCACCTTGTGATGGAGCTCTGCGAAGGAGGTGAGCTGTTCGATAGAATCGTGAAGAAAGGTCATTACAGCGAGAGAGAAGCTGCTAAGCTCATGAAGACTGTTGTCGGAGTTGTGGAGACTTGTCACTCTCTTGGGGTGTTGCATAGAGATCTTAAGCCTGAGAACTTCTTGTTTGCCTCTTGTGATGAAGATGCTTCTCTTAAATCCACTGACTTTGGCCTCTCTGTTTTCTGCAAACCAGGTCTGACTTCAAGTTTTTAACTAAAGATTTGATGTGATTATTAAGTGATGTTGACTCTCTCTGTCGTGTTAATTTACGTACCAAACAGTCAAACTGCGAATTGTTATGTCTGTCTGTCTGTCACACCTTGATGTTCTCTAAAGTGATAAAATGAAATGGTTaaagtgtctttttttttgctaaaaatggTTAAAGCAAGTATGAAACTAAGATTAGATGTTGTGGTTCCGGGCCTGGGGATTATAGACTTTGGCCTCAAACCTCctgatattcaaaaaaaaaaaaaagaaaaaaaagaagtacaTTGATTTGTTGctctgtgtgtttgtgtgtgttttaattgAATTAGTACTTTAGTAGTTTGGTCTCTTGTTCTAGGCAACAGAAatcctttttctttgtttttgtcaGGATTAACGTTTTCAGAACTAGTTGGGAGTGCATACTATGTGGCACCTGAGGTTTTACATAAGCATTACAGCCGTGAATGTGATGTATGGAGCGCTGGAGTTATCCTCTACATTCTCTTATGTGGTTTCCCTCCTTTCTGGGCTGGTTAGTTTTTTCAAatcccttttctttctttctttctctttataATTGGCAAAGCGTTACACTCTCTCATGTGtcctactttttgtatccagaAAGTGAGATTGGCATCTTCAGAAAGATTTTACAGGGAAAGCTGAACTTTGAGACCAATCCTTGGCCTAGCATTTCAGAGAGTGCCAAGGATCTTATCACAAAAATGCTTGAGGGCAATCCTAAGAAACGGCTTACTGCTCATCAAGTCTTGTGTAAGCTCTCTTAAGTTGATGGACTTTCTAGCAAGTGGTGATTCAATTTTTCTTCTTTCGTCAGGTCATCCCTGGATTGTGGATGATACTGTTGCTCCAGATAAACCATTGGACTGTGCAGTAGTGTCCcgtctgaaaaagttctctgcAATGAACAAACTCAAGAAGATGGCATTACGTGTGATTGCAGAGAGACTATCTGAGGAAGAGATCGGTGGGCTCAAGGAACTGTTCAAGATGATAGACACAGACAACAGTGGGACCATCACATTTGAAGAGTTGAAAGACAGTATGAAACGTGTTGGGTCAGAGCTTATGGAGTCAGAGATCCAAGAACTCTTGCAAGCAGTAACTAAACAACTCTCTTCTTACTTAGTTTTCATTATTCTTATCATCTCTCTCATTGTGTTTGTGCGTGTGTGTGCATCATCAGGCTGATGTTGATGAAAGTGGAACAATTGACTATGGAGAGTTCTTAGCTGCAACAATCCACTTGAACAAGCTGGAGAGAGAAGAGAATCTAGTGGCTGCATTCTCTTTCTTTGACAAAGATGCAAGTGGTTACATCACTATAGACGAGCTTCAACAGGCTTGGAAAGAGTTTGGTATCAACGATTCACATCTTGATGAAATGATCAAAGACATTGATCAAGACAATGTGAGTAGTAGTAGCTTCACAAAGATCTTCTTCTTGATGAAAAGAATAGTTATggttgttttggtttttgtagGATGGACAAATAGACTATGGAGAGTTTGTGGCAATGATGAGGAAAGGAAATGGTAATGGAGGTATTGGCAGGAGAACTATGACTATGAGGAACACTCTCAACTTTGAAAACCCTCTTCCTGATGAGTCAACCAATGGCTAAACTTATTTATCATACTGAAATTTCTTTGTTTGACATTAATAAGTTtaacaaaacaatcaaaagCTGAGTTTTTCttataatgttttttgaaaGTTAACATTAAAAcgcaaaaacaaaactaaaaattcaagaaactgtaactagcacatatataaaaggATGAAGGGAAAAGATTAGTTTGTTTTCttgttgtcttcttcttcttctttctcagtGATCAACTTCTTCTCTGCAGTTTCATCCTCACCTCCAAAACCAAACTCGTTAACACGTGTCTTGTCCACAGGGTAAACCCATCTTTGGTACAAGTATATCAAGAATATCACATCTGAAAAACACAGAGAATGTCCATTATATAAGTCTGTTTTTAGAATCTGATTCTGAAGTAGTCAAGAAGGTATTTTGCTAGATTTTACTCACCATCTCGGAATACAGAAAGCCGATGCAGAATCGGCATTTTGATGACAAAGGCAAAGAGATCATCGATAATGGTGTTGAGGAACTTGTAAGTCATCTGTCTCCATGGTAGATGTGCCACTGACTTTAGCTTATAGTTGATGAATAACTGAGGACACATCATGatgaaacctgcaaaaaaaaaaccaaacacaTCTCATTGGTTTCAACTCTAAACGATTTCACAATGAGAGTTTTCTCAACAATTTTTTAAGGCTGGTGACGGCTTTTACCGAACATGTAGACACAGCTTGTTAGTGAAGACAAGATCCACGAATACCAGCTCTTGTGACGTTCGTAAGCCAGAGAATATATGGATAATCCCACGACAAGGAGGAGAAGCACATAGGATAAGAACTTTATGGCAATGTCATCATACTCTTTGGTTTTATTGCTTGCATATGATTCACGATCGTGGAACCTCAACCTTGGAATCATTCCACTTCGATCAACCTATCAAGTTTACATATGGATAAGCAACAACATCAGAAATGAAACGTGTAAATACTACAAGTACCTCTATGCGCATGGCCTTCCCTATTTTCCAGAATTCAATGCAGACACCAACTCCGGAACTGGCCAGTATCATCCATGAAGTGTCGTTGTCAAGCAAGTAGAGGAAGATGACAAACTGACAGATAAAGTTCAGTACAACAGACTTTGCAGACAGTCCTTCCatagatttgtttttgttccaGAATTGGATATCTACAGGGTAAGCAACAAGATAAGTCAATATCAACAAACGTTAAGAAAGAGGCTGTTATATTTTTGGGTCTTAAATTACCATTTTTAAATGCCAAGAAGTCGAACACAGAATGAAGCATCGAAACAAACATCGTGATGCCCAACAGATAGGGATTTCCTTCCAGAAAAACTCTCTGCAAAGCAATATAAACATGTTTACAATCATCTCCAAGAAGAAAAACAgcatctattaaaaatataacaccACATCGTAGGTTCATGTGAAACATAAAGGGGACCAGAATTACCTTTAGTTCGTCAGATTCACCATCAAGCATGCTTCCATAGCTACGCTGCATCTGGAAAGACTGATCAACTTGCTGAAACAGCTGCCACTTCATCATGCTTATGGGGCTTATTTCAAGATCAAGTTGTACTTCTGAGACTGTCTCATTCATTGGAATCATCTTGTCCCTTAGCAGCCAAAACTCATTGAAGTAAATAGTAGGATAGTAATTTCCCGTGCTAGGTTCTACCAGCAAGTCTGTAACTCTAAAGTTTAAGTACAACACATAACATATTGGGTAAGTAGACATACGCCAAGAGAGTTGTGTAAAACCTAAATAGTTATTAAGTATTTAATcctttttacaaaaagaaataaaaggatACGGGGAGCAATGTTTGGTGGTACACCATTCTGTGAGTAGCTGTAACAAAATTGAAAGCGGATATTAGTCAACCATGGAGTCATATTTAATGCAATATTGACAGACAGCCAAAAAGTAAATCAAGTATGCCAACAACTGCCAATGTTTTTATATGTAGTGGTGTCTCCCCTGTCATTGCTTAAGGTTATAGCCACAGTTGATTAGTTTAATTACTCAGCTAAATATTTTGGACGAGAAAGTGAATCCATCATTTTGatcttttattatttcattttactTTGCAATGGTTGTTTCTAGAGTCCCAGTCTTTTTATACAACACAAAATACCAGAACGACTTACTGAGTAAAATCATCGACCAGGTTAATCGTGACATTGGGTTTCCAGAGGGATACCCATTCCACAGGGACTTCTTCCTTGACATCCGAGTTTTTATCAACAACTTTCTGCGAAGCAAGTTTCACGTTAGTTCGTTATTACACACCTATTGAACTCATCAGAGTCCAAGACAATAACATAAAACTCTACGCAATATTCCCTCAAAGAAAACTTTCACACACGCATGCATACCTCAGGTTCTGGCTGGGATTCATCAGAGTCTTTAGCATTACCTAAGAGGCTCTTCTTCTTATTTGCTTTTCGCTTTGGAAAGTAAGTCGCAACAGCTGAAATAGCCAAAAGACAAGTCACATTCAGCTAATACAGAAACCTAAAGAAAGAGCCTTTTGAGAAAGGTCTTACGGTGAGTCCTGCCAAAGCTATTAAGCGGTTGGTATTCAGGATCACTGGGGTCTATAGGGAATCCAGATCGAGCAAAGAAGACATGAGCATACAGACTTCCATTATTCTGTAACGTCTGTAACAACACAGCATAGCGAAGTTAGTAAACTCAATGCAGCTTCGAAAATAAAGTCAAgcatgtgaattttttttttttttatagtaccTGAGATGGATAATACTTGAGTGATCGAGTCCTGATACTCTCTGGTGTCCACACAGCATAAGGTATATTCGTCTCGTGCCAATAGAGCGCACCTTCGTTGCTAAAGTCAGTGAACTTCTCTTGCTCTGATAGATAAAACCACATATCCTACAAAGAGACATTCATCATTGGTTCCAATTAGAATCAAATcttcaaaaccctaattctctAAAGACTAATGAGAGAAGCGCAGTTTAGTAAATTACCAATGATTCGCCCTTGTGGAAGAGATTGGTCATGAGGTGATGAGGCTGAGCAGGATCCATCGGTTTCTGCTTAGGCGAAAAGAACTTCGAAGCAAAGTACCAGAACACTGCGATCCTTATTATTCCGGATACCGTTGAGCCAAACCCtctctgctgctgctgctgctgctgcggcTGAGCATCGCCGCCGCCAGCAGCCTCTGCTACCGCCGCCGTTTGTCCTGCCGGCGGGGCCATGTTATCGGATCGAGACTGTGAGGATGGATGCTTTCCGTTACGTATACGGCGGCGATTCAGCTGAGATGTGAAACTCGTCGAGGAGATTGTTGGATTCAGTGGAGAGATATTTAACGcagatttttaaatattttatatttttaatttgttttttaataaagagATCGAAGTCGTGTGACGATGCTCTTCCAATGTTAATGCAAGTAAGAGTCATCGTCTTTGTCAAACATTATTAGTATAATTGCACGCTAGGCCCTTATAGTTTAGATATCTTTACTATTATCACCTCCAACATGTTAAATATCTATAATTGCCCCCCCAGATTTCGAGACTCTTAAGCAGAACTCCTCGACTTTTGATAACATTTAAACTTTGTTTTGGTCACAAAATACTTCCTTAGCCGTCTTACTGAAAATGGAGAATAACAAGCGTCTTAAATCTCCTTAGATTATTATTATCCCTGCTGAGATTGAGAATAGTCTTTCTTCTCCAATCTCTCCTTAGATTCACCAACGTGAGAGCTAGTAGTCTTCTGTGTCATCTGCATCGTGGAGGCCGTGCTTGCTCATGAGCTGCTCCAACGCCTTATCAAATCCCCTCTCAAGATCAAGCATCTCCTCGAAATACTTTTTCTTCAAGTCTGCCATCTTCTTCTCCTGCTCTTCTATCAGCTTCTCCCTCTCCTCCACAAACTCTTTCATCTCCTTCTCTTGGCATTCTATGAAGCTGGACACTTCTTCAGCCCTGCATAAGAAGAATGTGTGTTTAGTTTACTCGTGTTTCACCAAAACCGCAGAGGATTTCTGTAAGTTTTTGTATACATTACCTCTTTCGCAAATCAACAACTTTAGAACGCTCATGCTGCTGCAGCATCTCGAAGTTCTCTTCCTTTGCGTCCCTTTTCTCATGTATCTGCTTGATGGACTCTTTGAAAAACTTGTCTTGTGAATCCATCTTCAACCCaccaagttttttttgttttccaaaatCAAAAGAGTGTGTGTCAGTAAGCACTTGAAAACATCAAGTGTGTGTTTTACgagattaaaaaaacatacctcTTCTCGGTTCTGCTCATGCtgcatctttgttctctgtctCACGATACGGTTATCTTCTGCAGTTTTACGCAGCTTCTCGCTCAAAATCCCCAGCGATTCCTCAAGCCCCTTGGCGTGCTTGTTCTGTTTCGTCAGCTTGTTCTTGAACCAGTTAAGCTGCTGATTGTCTTCAGCGATCTGCCTCAGCTCCTTCACCACGTACTCCTGGTACGACTTCATCTCGTACGTCAGCCCTGTTTTCCCtactaaatcaatcaaaaatacATTACCAAGGACCGACAAAACTCTTAATCAAGACTTCAAACATATATCTGTAATGGAGAGAGAACAACCTTGACAGTGTTGATTGAATGAATCCAGATCTTGCTTGGTCGCAAGGAAGCCATACAGCTGGCGAACACCTCCAGAAAACCATCTGCGGCAACGGTCCCAGGCGTCTCTATCAAACCCCTTTTGAGCTAAGTCCCTGTGTAGGCGGTCAGCCTCAAAGTAGCCAGTGGCGGTACTCTCAAAGATCAGAACACTAATCCCACGATGGCCCTGTGGACCATAGGAGTGGCGTGCTTTAATAGCAGGATACTCGTTAAAGTACTCCAGCAGCTCCGGGTTGCCCATTCCTAGCCACTGATATGTACAAACAttagttatgatttataaaaggaaaaaaaagacagaAGAAGAAGTTAACCTTGTCTTTCTCGTCCTTGTCCAGCCTAGTATTCATGATGACAACCATTGGCGGCCAGACAATCTCATGGTCCTTTTCCTCCTCACCCAAACCCTTCCACTGCCCGTAAATTTCACCACAGGGAATGACAGATGCTCCCCTCATCTGCAGATCCCTGTCCAGAACCTCAGCCAGTTCCCTGTGGAGCTTAACACGTCTAGCTCCCTTTGTCCTCGCGTGAGCTACAAGTGGCTGAAGCTTGTACCAGTCAATAGCGCCAGGCCCGTTCTGGCAAGCCGGACAATGCCACTGCCTCTGCGGCTCGTTAATCTGCTCGATAGACAAGCTATCCAAGCTGTCGAAAAACTTCTTAAACCACTTGTTCTGCTTCCTCGTCCCATGGCTTTGCTGGCTCACATCGGAGTCGTAGTCATCACTCGCGAGGTCTTCATCAGAATCATCCAAAGCATCGCAATCATCCTCCTCTCCCTcagaaacatcatcatcatccacctCTGGAACCTCCTCAGTCACAACAGTCTGCTGAGCAGCACCCGGTCTCGACTGCCAATTCCATCCTCCTTCCAGAGGAGGTCGAGTCACAGGAGCCGAAGCACCACCATACCCTCTGTTCATC includes:
- the LOC106348321 gene encoding protein SUPPRESSOR OF GENE SILENCING 3 isoform X1, which produces MGSRGDKGKNVSSGGSNAEVEQLAKGFSETKLGPSQDDGGEWEVFSKRNKNKPGNAAAGKLWATAPNQNPPRAWGGQQQQQGRGINGYGRGRGTQVSTGRGAGRGQAMNRGYGGASAPVTRPPLEGGWNWQSRPGAAQQTVVTEEVPEVDDDDVSEGEEDDCDALDDSDEDLASDDYDSDVSQQSHGTRKQNKWFKKFFDSLDSLSIEQINEPQRQWHCPACQNGPGAIDWYKLQPLVAHARTKGARRVKLHRELAEVLDRDLQMRGASVIPCGEIYGQWKGLGEEEKDHEIVWPPMVVIMNTRLDKDEKDKWLGMGNPELLEYFNEYPAIKARHSYGPQGHRGISVLIFESTATGYFEADRLHRDLAQKGFDRDAWDRCRRWFSGGVRQLYGFLATKQDLDSFNQHCQVGKTGLTYEMKSYQEYVVKELRQIAEDNQQLNWFKNKLTKQNKHAKGLEESLGILSEKLRKTAEDNRIVRQRTKMQHEQNREEMDSQDKFFKESIKQIHEKRDAKEENFEMLQQHERSKVVDLRKRAEEVSSFIECQEKEMKEFVEEREKLIEEQEKKMADLKKKYFEEMLDLERGFDKALEQLMSKHGLHDADDTEDY
- the LOC111207848 gene encoding cleft lip and palate transmembrane protein 1 homolog, which translates into the protein MAPPAGQTAAVAEAAGGGDAQPQQQQQQQRGFGSTVSGIIRIAVFWYFASKFFSPKQKPMDPAQPHHLMTNLFHKGESLDMWFYLSEQEKFTDFSNEGALYWHETNIPYAVWTPESIRTRSLKYYPSQTLQNNGSLYAHVFFARSGFPIDPSDPEYQPLNSFGRTHPVATYFPKRKANKKKSLLGNAKDSDESQPEPEKVVDKNSDVKEEVPVEWVSLWKPNVTINLVDDFTHYSQNGVPPNIAPHLLVEPSTGNYYPTIYFNEFWLLRDKMIPMNETVSEVQLDLEISPISMMKWQLFQQVDQSFQMQRSYGSMLDGESDELKRVFLEGNPYLLGITMFVSMLHSVFDFLAFKNDIQFWNKNKSMEGLSAKSVVLNFICQFVIFLYLLDNDTSWMILASSGVGVCIEFWKIGKAMRIEVDRSGMIPRLRFHDRESYASNKTKEYDDIAIKFLSYVLLLLVVGLSIYSLAYERHKSWYSWILSSLTSCVYMFGFIMMCPQLFINYKLKSVAHLPWRQMTYKFLNTIIDDLFAFVIKMPILHRLSVFRDDVIFLIYLYQRWVYPVDKTRVNEFGFGGEDETAEKKLITEKEEEEDNKKTN
- the LOC111207607 gene encoding dnaJ homolog subfamily C member 17, yielding MEEFVDHYIVLGLPSGEEAQNLSEKEISKAYRLKALYLHPDKRRDDPDAHEKFQRLKTSYEVLKDEKARKLFDDLLRIQREKQHKKSQVDSKRRKMMSDLEEREQRSGFAPSHAAARPYDEEERIARKLKEEVDRIRAQHAKKRGGFETPPESGGDDVKRGEDRSGSGGGGGASVQLDKERMLKVSWETIGEGYTAGRLREVFSEFGEVEDVVIRSTKKKCSALIVMATKDGAVAATRTLCGDLSNPLLVVPLQRAAQTDFQTAKKSAEAEPQSNIVGAGYQAYEDQVMERLKKAAMNQK
- the LOC106348321 gene encoding protein SUPPRESSOR OF GENE SILENCING 3 isoform X2, whose product is MGSRGDKGKNVSSGGSNAEVEQLAKGFSETKLGPSQDDGGEWEVFSKRNKNKPGNAAAGKLWATAPNQNPPRAWGGQQQQQGRGINGYGRGRGTQVSTGRGAGRGQAMNRGYGGASAPVTRPPLEGGWNWQSRPGAAQQTVVTEEVPEVDDDDVSEGEEDDCDALDDSDEDLASDDYDSDVSQQSHGTRKQNKWFKKFFDSLDSLSIEQINEPQRQWHCPACQNGPGAIDWYKLQPLVAHARTKGARRVKLHRELAEVLDRDLQMRGASVIPCGEIYGQWKGLGEEEKDHEIVWPPMVVIMNTRLDKDEKDKWLGMGNPELLEYFNEYPAIKARHSYGPQGHRGISVLIFESTATGYFEADRLHRDLAQKGFDRDAWDRCRRWFSGGVRQLYGFLATKQDLDSFNQHCQGKTGLTYEMKSYQEYVVKELRQIAEDNQQLNWFKNKLTKQNKHAKGLEESLGILSEKLRKTAEDNRIVRQRTKMQHEQNREEMDSQDKFFKESIKQIHEKRDAKEENFEMLQQHERSKVVDLRKRAEEVSSFIECQEKEMKEFVEEREKLIEEQEKKMADLKKKYFEEMLDLERGFDKALEQLMSKHGLHDADDTEDY
- the LOC111207849 gene encoding calcium-dependent protein kinase 12; this encodes MSNKPRTRWVLPYKTKHVEDDYSLGKVLGQGQFGTTYLCTHNQTGRKLACKSIPKRKLLCQEDYDDVLREIQIMHHLSEYPNVVRIQDTYEDSSSVHLVMELCEGGELFDRIVKKGHYSEREAAKLMKTVVGVVETCHSLGVLHRDLKPENFLFASCDEDASLKSTDFGLSVFCKPGLTFSELVGSAYYVAPEVLHKHYSRECDVWSAGVILYILLCGFPPFWAESEIGIFRKILQGKLNFETNPWPSISESAKDLITKMLEGNPKKRLTAHQVLCHPWIVDDTVAPDKPLDCAVVSRLKKFSAMNKLKKMALRVIAERLSEEEIGGLKELFKMIDTDNSGTITFEELKDSMKRVGSELMESEIQELLQAADVDESGTIDYGEFLAATIHLNKLEREENLVAAFSFFDKDASGYITIDELQQAWKEFGINDSHLDEMIKDIDQDNDGQIDYGEFVAMMRKGNGNGGIGRRTMTMRNTLNFENPLPDESTNG